CATATTATTCATAAGAAAGAgacaaatgtaaaatattgctatgtatgaatttgtaatatataCTTACTTTATAAACTTGGCCATAGGTTCCATTACCAACAACTTCAATTAACTCGAAAATACCTGCTGGTTCCTATAACACACATGCAcacatataagtatatatacatgcatatataagtataaattatatttgtatatcaTGTTTTTTGTACAatgtatatatacaatacactgtatgatgtatattatgtataaaataatatttgaatcaACAATTTTTAACGATACTACCATGTCACGCTATTGATAATATCAATAAACTGTGTTATACATGAACAAGATATGACATCAAACTGATTATTTTCATATACTAAGAtactattaaatattttatagctCCTTAAGAAATAGATACTTAAATACAATACTTAATACTTAATATAATACTTAAATACAATACTTAAATCTTTAatattcaaataatataaaCTGTTAATATTTGTTTAACAGGTACCTGTATACACATCTGCATAGTGTATGCATGTATGTACTATATTTAGTTCACATTCTAAAATAAGTTACATATATTACAACTTAtcagagataaaaaaaattcttgcatcaatgaaaaataatacagtaatgaaagagagaaaaaagagataataataactaactataattttatatttacttaaTGATACTGTAAGTAAAAATTGTATGTATAATATCTGTTCACAATATTAACTGTTAATCTTAAATTTTAGATAATTTGTATAAATCAGACCAAAACTATAAACGCgaacaaaatacaaaaatgactaACTAAACAACTTCGAATCtccttaatttattttttaaaaagcaTTTAAAAGGCAATTTTAAGAAATTGTACAGAAATTCAACAAAACTGTATTCTCttatttccttctttcttcaTTATGCTGTGGTGCTACCAAGAAATAATAATCATCGTTTACTCTTATGAGGTTAATTATCAATCATTGAATTCATAGAAAGTACAAAAAATAGACTTCTGTGTCCATAAACAAAtatcattaaatattatattatgcctgataaataaaaatcattaaaaGTCGTAACGCACCTTCAAAGCGTTCAGATCAATGTCGTCGAGCGAACAGTTGACGCTCGGTGCCAAATTATGCGCCATCTTGATACGCCACTTGCGCTCCTTGCGAGATATCTTTTTCACTTGAGCTCAGCAAATCCACCGTCTATCCCCTTTTCTGCTTCTCTCGTTATTGTTCTTATTCCTTATTGCAATTTAAACCGTATAATAATGTAGAGatatagaaagaagaaaattccgTCTTCGCACTTACACTAACACAGAACACCAGGATCACTAACAgaaaatttgtattaaaataattcacCGGTAAACTAGTTACacgaatattttcatgaaaatttaaCCGAACACAAccgaaaaagaaaggaaatacACATAGAGCAATGGCACATGGCGTATGAAAGAACTCTAATGATCAACGAAGGAACAGTTTACCAATCAGATTAGAAAACAATACACTTCCATCACGTTCTCCctaaatttttcgtaaaatataaatgTCAATAATGCGTAATGGCAAGCAATGTATTACACACTCACAGCGCTAAGCGCTGGATTATCGTATCGTCATAACGGATGCGGCACAACCGAGCCGAGCCCAAACACCACGGCAGCGGCCGTTCTATGTCCTGTCGTACTGCTTGCTGCACGCCTCTATTCCCTCTCATTCCCTCCTTGGCACTCTCTTACTATCTTCTTCGTTCTTATGCGTGCGCACACATGCTTTTTCTGTTCTCTCTTCTTAATGTAGACAATATTTTCACCGTCTTTGTTTTTCGTGCGCTACGATTGTATACCACTATGCTTCTTGACGTCATCAGCCCAACTATGATGGCGGCAAGTACTTACTTCCCTTCCTAATTTTCttatcataaaataaaattaaacaaaaaatcATTTCACTGATGGTTTCACTATTTcccaattataattaataagtatgatgtattttaataatatttgtatatttcataaatgattatttcttttgtaaatgTACAACACCATATTTCACACAAATGGAAaatctaaataattaaaaataaaatagatggTCGTTTAACATTCTTTCTTTAatacaattttcattaaaacccaatatatttttaaataacacTATATATGTTTGGAATAATAAATACATGTTATAAAATGTGTTTATTATTATCTACTTTTATGTATATTCTTTTTGTAACACTTCCATTATAAGTAATCTATGTTATAATTAcacttatttttaaaaaatacaggACTGTAACAGCAGGACTGTAAATAACAGCAATGTATTTacatacaaataattttttaatcaatttaatTACAATTACACATAAAACAGTGtatatttacaatataaaatacaGCTGTATGGTATTCCTAATTGTAAGCCTCAATTAAGTATCAActaaattgtttaaaattatattcataataatTCTTCAACATTATAAAAAATAAGATTTTAGAttcatattacaatttttacacATACAGactatatttttagaaattttatttataaatattttttaaaaatattacttatATTCAACACAAAGCAGCTAATTTTCGCACGGTGTTTAAATCTCGAACAAGCATTTGAACCGTTTGTTTAGTTCGGGGCTGAACATCCAAGGTAGATGTATCTTCAGGATCCATAGCTTCTAAAGCTAAAAAAAGATTTGTATTTGGCTTTCTTTCCAATCTATAAAATACTTTGACAAAATTTACCAACCACAAACTTCTGCCTCGATAAATGTTAATTTTGCATCTATATGATGTTGAAAATGTTCTATGTGTTCTAATAATCGCATTCGACATTCTCCTGGGTCAATTGGCGCTTCTGGTTGTGGTATGAAAGGTTGCAACGGTGCTGACATTTCATGTTCATTTAATTCTTCATGCAAGTGATTCGCTGATATAGTTGTCGGAGATACGTTATTCTCGTATATATCTGATTGATTGGTTAATAAAtccatataaaaaataaatattacttttttgttataaataaagatgtatttttatttatctctgttttatttgttttctttttttacctgTATCTGTTTTCACCTCTGAAGGTAATGAGTTTGTATATTTTCCTTCTGAAGTATCATTTTTCGTAAGTGCATCAAGAAGAATATGACTTTTAGTTTGATGTATAATATCTTCCTTTTTGCCGTTAATTTTAGATTCATCTGGAGTTATATTATCTTCTTCTAATATCTTCATTAGTTCTGAATCTGAGGCTATCGACTTTTCATCATGATCATCTCTTAAACTGAACTTTGTTTCTGTTTTTACTTCAGTTCGATGAAAACCTTCACTTGGAATATCTGTACACTCTTTTCCTACTTTCATAATCTCCATGATTGGTACTGTTGTAACATTTGGTTTTGGTACCTCAACTTTTTCCCAATTTTTGGCCCAGAGATATAGCTTTGGATGATCTTTCTTTCTATCAcacaaattttattattaataatcattttctatattttccaaTTCAATTATAGTTATAATTGATACTTACTGAGCTACATTGATTTTTACTCTTAAACTATGTAAAACTTGCTGAATGTGTAAAAGAGCAGCAACTAGATCATAAGAACGTTTTAACATAGCTGTTCTTTGGTTAACTCGATGCTGATTTTTTGTTCTGCTAGATAATGTTGGTAGCTTTCCCTCTTTTATCCAATCTTGatcgtgaaaatattttttggaTAATCGTTGCCGATATGGATTCCGAcaaataaaacaaacatattTCTCAGGTACATCCTTTTCCTTTTCTATTGCATTGCAGTGACCATGTTGCCAACATAAACAAAGGTCGCATTGAATCATTAAACCATCTTCTTCCATAAATCCACAAGtgcaatttattatttcttctcTACGAAGCTGCTCAACTTTCACCATTTCACCATTGATCATCATCATAACTCCTTCATTCTCTACAAGAGTACAATTGCTAAGTCaccataaaaaaataattatcctTTATGGTTAAAGATACAATTCATGCATAAATATATGCTTAAACTAAAAGAAACTATGAAATAAATATCAGAATACGAGAAATAAAAGTACTCTATACATCGAAACATTTTATAACTCAAACCTAAGATCAATATAAATTTcacataaaataaagaaaaacattgaaaaaataaacaatataCCTTCCCCATCATTAGTATCTTTTTTACTAACATTCCCTTTCAAGGGATCATCTTTTTCAACACGCGAATCGTTTAGTTGAcctaaagaaaaataaaataataaaacagtaAAATACCATTTTTATTACATGGAAATAAATCAATATTAAtagcaaaattaaaaattaattaggattcaatataaaattattcgtATTGAAAATTGCATATCAAAGTAAAAAGCAACTTACTACTTTGGCTATTTTCATCACTTCTTGAATCTGATTTTCTGCGACTATATCTATACGTGGGTGTAGTCGGTCCTGCTCCTTCTATATCCATAGTACTATCATCTAAATCACCATACTCGTCCGGAAATTCTAGAATGCCCattaaaaaataacattttatatttttaatttattggaATTGATAACTTCCTTGACGctctgggcaatagattcatagctggaggagactataatgccaaacatacccaatgggACACCAGACTTGTCACAGTAAGAGGAAAAAATCTCTTGAATAGCATAAtcaccaacaatctcaactacctcaccacatatgaacccacatactggcccactgacactaacaaaataCCTGATCTACTTgacttcttcataactaaaaatatctcgccaagatatgtccaaatcaactcctcggcAGAACTCTCTTCTGACCATTCCCCCGTTATagcaacagtcagttcaacaATAATCGAGAATCCACCTAATGGCTTTATTCATAACCAACTCatcaactggcagctctttagagaagtctttaatcaTTCAACTTCAGCCTTAATTTCACTAAAAACAAATGAGGATATCGAAacagccacggaatacttaaacacgagcataataaacgctattcgCTCCTCCAAACCTACTAAGACACCTATCAGCAACCAtgaatatccccattacatattaaaaaaaatcgcagaaaaacgtagactaagaagagtatggcagacccatagaacaccggatgacaaacgcaaactaaacaacgcaactaggaagttaaccaaaatcattaaaaaatacaaaaatgactgttttcaaaaatatctcgtcaatttGTCCCCCACTGCCGACTCCAACTATTCATTATGGAAAGCTTCCAagaaactcacgcgtccccctCAAATAATTCCACCAATTCGCCGTTCGCAAGGTGGATGGGTGCGTAGctctatagaaaaagccaacttGTTTGCTAAacatctatataacgtatttaaaccccattcctccaaaATTGCCAAATGTctcctcctattgaaccctacAACACTTCTGTAGAAATTATAGAATTAATCCGTCGCCTAAATCCTAGGAAAACACCGGGGCATGACCTAATAtgcaataaagcaatcaaggaacttcttGAGGTGGTATATGTCCGTGATAGTTGTTGTTGCTGgttgtagatgtcgctgctggggtactgcaGATTTTCCTCCTAATTTAGTtgcgtagaagaaaaatcggactctgGTCActgggattcgaacccgggttccgaacgtttgtaacctaaggcgctaaccactgtgctgccgtcgtccgacactagttagtgtcgagtggtggtatttggtttgtcgagtgccgccacattcCCAtgaaagggattgcactcatcacATCAATTTTTAACgtaattcttcgccttgaatactatcccaagGCCTGGAAAATATCACTGATTActctcatccctaaacccggaaaaccaatatacaaaaatagttcctatcgcccaattagtcttctacctactttgtcaaaactattcgagaaGATGCTAACGAATCGATTCCTTCCACTCTTAGAGAATTTGAAAacactgccagatcatcaatttgGTTTTCGGAAGCAACATTCTACAACAGAGCAAACTCATCGTATAACACATAATATCAATCAAAacttagaaaagaaaaaatattgctcTGTGATATTCTAGACATTCAACAGgaattcgacaaagtatggcatgaaggacttttgttcaaactaaagaaaatcctaccacacaccaactactccatcctaaagtgCTACCCAAACAAAagacaattcatggttaaataacTAGACACCACTATCACACAACATTTCCAATAGAAGTtgacataccccaaggtagtgtcctagccctgctgttctccatctacattgtcgatttaccaatatcaacagaaataacTATAGTCACATTTgtcgacgacacagcgctattagcttCCCACGCAGACCCCATAATTGCTTCATCCACtttccagcgaagtctcgattCTATGGAAAAGTGATTtcataaatggggcttcaaagtTAACGAAAACAAGTCCACCCATGTAacattcacgctgcgaaaacaaacctgccctcaggtcaccattaacaataCAACAATTcccaacaaggacacagtcagatacctgggaatgactctggacaggagattaacataGAAACAACACATCACAGACAAATCGAAGCAACTCAAGGACAAACTTAAAAagttttattggctcattggccgtcgctccaacctaagcacgcagaacaaaattacgctctataagaccgtaataaaacctgtctgggcCTGCGGAATCCAATTATGGGGAACAGCgaataattccaacattgaaatacttcaacgcttccaatcgaaaaccctaagatccctaataaatgcgcTCTGGTATGTCACCAACGAAGCAATACATCGCaacctcaagatacccacagttaaagaagaaatatcaaaatatagcAATAGATATAGCAAGAGTCATCAAACATCAAAACTCccaattactaaattacttaacacgtcggaccagatccgcaggccAAAAAAACACTACCCGTTAGACCTAAGCACAAGATTTAACTAGATATTtagattaaataatatttacttatttataataattattataaattatacttatctataataagtattaacttattataaataattagccatgtcacTACGCCACGTCAGagaaaattacttaaaattctcaATGCAAAAATtgatagtaaaataaaaagtaaataaaaaaaaaattttattaaaatgattaaattataataattaagttATTACCATGTCGCTTTTTACTTCTGTTTAATGCATCAGAACTATATTCTGATAATTGTCGTTTCCTTTGACCTTTTATTTTGTCGATATGAATAGCTTCATCTAAAGACTTTGATCTATCAATTCGCTGTGCTTCTGAAGACATGGCTGGTCTTACTGGAAGAAGTGTCTTAATGCCACTTTGTGTTTTTTCTTCCCTAATTTTCATATCAAATAGTGTTCCTGGTGACATTGCACATGCATCTTCTTGTTTTTGTTCAATTTCATCATCCATATCTAAACTATGACTAGAACTTGGAGACATTCTATCCATTTTAATATCATCTGTTTGCACATCATTGGACTTTTCCATTTGGTCTACTTCATCCTCTGTTTCTACTGTTGTTGATACAATTGCTGTTGGCGATATAGGTTGAAGAGTGCTTGTTACAGAAGATGATGAAACATACAATGATTTATCTTGAATAAATTTTCTCTTTCCAAATTTATTGCACTTTTCTAACAAATTATTTGACTTTTTTGGAATAATATCTTCAACAGATTCCCCAATTGTTCTTGCATAAGCTAAATCTGCAACATTTGGTGTAGATCCCaaaaattttgaatattctGGATGATAATGTTTTATATGCATTTGTAGAAGATTTTCCTTCCTAAATGTTTTACTACATCCTTGTTTCGGACATTTATAAGCACTGTCCTCCATTTCTACTCGAAGTCCACCAATAAAAACAGCTGtcaacaaataaataaagaattatttttctaaCAACACATTAAacaaactttatatactacttaTTTACGcacttatttataaaaatatatttagtcCAATTTGGTTAATTaataatacgtaatatatataaacaatatTATCTACTAATACTTACAATAAATTACTCCTAATATAGGCAAGCATAAAAAAGTAAActcaataaaatatgaaaaatataaaaatgaaacaaagaAATGGAATCTTACCACCATCTTTAATAGATGTACTTGATGTAGATAATAATGTTGTAACTGGTGTACTTGGAGGAACAGGTAAAGAATTCTCAGTTATTGGCGTTGCCTTTGTTTTAGGCAATAAAGTCTTAATCTTTTTTGGAGTATCCACAATGATATCTTGTTTTGCTTTTTGActttgatttttcttttttcgatgaatgcaaaaatcaaatttttctgGATCAAAGTCGAATTGCCCctgattttccataaatgcCCTAATATCATTTTTTGATCTAAATTTTTTTCCACTTGATTTATGTAGAAATAATACATCCCATTTTCCAGCTGACGTACCAGCTTTTCTTTGAGTAAAATGTTTTTGCCATCCAGGTGGTAATCTCCTGTCTGCAACTATTATTGATCGACGCGGCCCTTTAGGAAACAAACATATTGCACGTTCACTTCATTTTtactcatatatatataaatgatgATAATGTAGAATAAGAATAGTGAGTgtaaatttccatttcttttgaCATACCATCATTTCCATCCACTATATAAGATTCAGTTCCCTGAGGTTCTCCATCAATCCATTCAGGACCCACATCTTCTACTTGATCCATTTCACTCTTAGATACTtcctttttactttttttaggATAAGCTTTCATTTTAGATACATTGGTATCAAACCCACGTAATAAATCTGTGCCTGGATCATAGCAAGGCCCAAATAAAGTTCCATctaaatcaattttattttccGAAAAGCATTCTACATTTTCATTAACTATAAttccttccttttttattaatttatctgtTTCATTTTTTGAACGTTTTCTATAATGTGTATGAAATAACTCCATCACTGTATGCTTTCTTTTCTTATCTCTTCTTTCTTGCTTGCTTCCTATATATTCTTCAGTTTGACTAGGTTGCTGTTACAAACAATACaatgaaattttacttttttcatCTTCTTTACTATTATTGAATTCACACATTTTACAAGTTTTAAAACAATTTTCAAGGAAACAAaggatagaaaataaattatttactttgatgttaattttattctataataatataaattgtttAATTGTGAAATTTAGttcaaaggaaaaaaggaaacaatTCATGTcatatgaaatttttaatttatgataataaagttgtatattatttatgtaataaCTGTTGATCTcatatataacatatttataaaattattttatacttttctcATTGACTTTAAGAAAGTGGTACatgattataaaaatatatttccaacaattatcACTGTTTTTCAATGTTTGGATGAATAAAGCAAATTCAAAACTCAATTTACTGTACATTCTGTTACTAATAATAACAAGAAAATAAGTAATTATAGCTGATTGAATTTTACATTAACGATAATATGACATAACCTTACTACAAACACTGTACCTTTGTGACTGTTGTAGCGATTTTTGTCATTTTTGACGATTTAATTGTCTTTGTATATCCATCATCAAACAGTACATCATATCTATCTGTAAAAATAATCTTAAATTAAAGAAGTACCACTTCTCGAATTAGAAGGATGTCCTATCACGAAACGTCAAACTAACAATATACGTAATTCTCATACGTAGTTAAGGTTAGATCACTTACCGTTTCCTAAGACGGCATTTACTTTAGCTGGATATTTTCTACCATCAGCCCACGTAGCAAGTATCCTTTCCCCCATTGAAAAGTCTTTCATTTTTGTTTCCCTAAGagattcaaatttatttattaccatATTTGGAAAAAATATGGTTAATTATTATGACAAATAAATTCAAATGATAGATTAATTTCTTATACAAACAGTAACTTtgttttacaatatttaaacactgtgcaaaaaataaataaggatcaaatgtaaatatagattactttatatttttaaGTCTGTATGACtgttaaaacattttttttcttttttttttttttttttttctacattcatttgagaaagaaaaagagagagggggaaaaaagagaaaagaaaaaacactAATGCATTGTAATTATAATTCTTAAAAGTTATTGTGAACGACAGTTTATATAATGTTAAAATGTATTCTGAAAAAGAATCTGTTTTAAATATTCCAGCTTCTATGAATATGACTTATGAAATaatatctaaatataaaataaggAGTTTGAAGTgtgtaaaatatgtatatatacacctGTGCACacatattttagaaaaataaaaataataagtcCGTTTTATTAAATCACAAAAAtttcttttccatttttttagGTAATAGGATGATGTAGAATACCTAtagtttaaaattattaaaattatagatTTAGATGAAAAGATAAGAGAAGAATGGAGAAAATTTATTATTGGtaacgtaaaaaataaaataatttaataacattTCTCATTACTGTATAAAAAATACTATAGATTATACAAATTCTTTTCACCTAGCTAATAATTATACAATATCCACTTACTGAGATGGTAGATTCCAGGTTTGTTCGCTTTAAAAAAGAATAGGTCTATAAGTAATGCAGaatatactttatataataaatcaagGCAAAAATTATTCacataaacatttttttattttccgtatctattaattcaaataattttgtGGTAGATTCATTGGAATATCTTTACTTACTTTGATTGTGTTTGCAATACACGTAATCTTGAACTATCCATAGGTATCCATTCATCAAACCTTGAACTCCATTTGTCAAAACGTATCAATACTTCTCGTTCATCCCAATCAGTTTCAACTACTTTCGCTGAATACCTACAATATAAcatcaaataaataaaatctttcatcaatatttattacaataaatataattatctaATTGTCATTAACTGTTCTACAAATATTTACCATTTTTCATTGAAATCTTTCGCTTCCAATTTGGCTCCAGGAAAAAATTTTAGTCCACCTCGATTAAAAATTTTTGGTTTTAATTCTTCTGGTTTATCAAATGTTTTTTCATCTCCCACTTCCATAGTTTTCAGTTCCTCTTTAATGGCCAaatctttttgtatatgttttatTGCTATATCAGATTCAACAATGCCTAATTGTACTGCCATAGTATTCACTTccatttctgaatttttatttatctcttGTTTCACAGTATATACATTTTCTTCTTTCACGTTCTTACATCCATTATCAAGTAATTCTGTTGAATCTAGTAAATTGAAGGAATTAACTGATGGTTCTGGTCGAGAAGAACATGTTTCTCCACAATTATTAGACTTTAATGTTCTGAGACCAGAATTCAGTGAAGAGGTAGATTGTTCTAAGTTCAGAATTTCAGAATTAATAAGATCTAAATCTTCCTGTGCATAAGAAGTTGATGATTTTACAGACATAATTACAGGATCTGTAAAAAGAATCAATATATAAGTTTAAAGTTttgagatattttttaaaaacgatACTCTATCCtacaataattttaaaatattcttagATGATATACATTAATAaacatcttttataaataaaatatttaaatgacaCTAAAATATTACTtcttattacatatatttatttataaaattgtatgaTATTACTATTAAAAACTATCTTTAAtaatttactattacaaaaatatataaatatgaaacaaaatatacagaataatagATAAcagtattaatattaaaaactaATGATATACTGTGTAAGGAGCATAACTGAactaataac
The Bombus affinis isolate iyBomAffi1 chromosome 2, iyBomAffi1.2, whole genome shotgun sequence genome window above contains:
- the LOC126928707 gene encoding PHD finger protein 20 isoform X4 is translated as MVTELLKYPVIMSVKSSTSYAQEDLDLINSEILNLEQSTSSLNSGLRTLKSNNCGETCSSRPEPSVNSFNLLDSTELLDNGCKNVKEENVYTVKQEINKNSEMEVNTMAVQLGIVESDIAIKHIQKDLAIKEELKTMEVGDEKTFDKPEELKPKIFNRGGLKFFPGAKLEAKDFNEKWYSAKVVETDWDEREVLIRFDKWSSRFDEWIPMDSSRLRVLQTQSNEQTWNLPSQETKMKDFSMGERILATWADGRKYPAKVNAVLGNDRYDVLFDDGYTKTIKSSKMTKIATTVTKQPSQTEEYIGSKQERRDKKRKHTVMELFHTHYRKRSKNETDKLIKKEGIIVNENVECFSENKIDLDGTLFGPCYDPGTDLLRGFDTNVSKMKAYPKKSKKEVSKSEMDQVEDVGPEWIDGEPQGTESYIVDGNDGPRRSIIVADRRLPPGWQKHFTQRKAGTSAGKWDVLFLHKSSGKKFRSKNDIRAFMENQGQFDFDPEKFDFCIHRKKKNQSQKAKQDIIVDTPKKIKTLLPKTKATPITENSLPVPPSTPVTTLLSTSSTSIKDGAVFIGGLRVEMEDSAYKCPKQGCSKTFRKENLLQMHIKHYHPEYSKFLGSTPNVADLAYARTIGESVEDIIPKKSNNLLEKCNKFGKRKFIQDKSLYVSSSSVTSTLQPISPTAIVSTTVETEDEVDQMEKSNDVQTDDIKMDRMSPSSSHSLDMDDEIEQKQEDACAMSPGTLFDMKIREEKTQSGIKTLLPVRPAMSSEAQRIDRSKSLDEAIHIDKIKGQRKRQLSEYSSDALNRSKKRHEFPDEYGDLDDSTMDIEGAGPTTPTYRYSRRKSDSRSDENSQSSQLNDSRVEKDDPLKGNVSKKDTNDGEENEGVMMMINGEMVKVEQLRREEIINCTCGFMEEDGLMIQCDLCLCWQHGHCNAIEKEKDVPEKYVCFICRNPYRQRLSKKYFHDQDWIKEGKLPTLSSRTKNQHRVNQRTAMLKRSYDLVAALLHIQQVLHSLRVKINVAQKKDHPKLYLWAKNWEKVEVPKPNVTTVPIMEIMKVGKECTDIPSEGFHRTEVKTETKFSLRDDHDEKSIASDSELMKILEEDNITPDESKINGKKEDIIHQTKSHILLDALTKNDTSEGKYTNSLPSEVKTDTDIYENNVSPTTISANHLHEELNEHEMSAPLQPFIPQPEAPIDPGECRMRLLEHIEHFQHHIDAKLTFIEAEVCALEAMDPEDTSTLDVQPRTKQTVQMLVRDLNTVRKLAALC